In a single window of the Bacillus rossius redtenbacheri isolate Brsri chromosome 8, Brsri_v3, whole genome shotgun sequence genome:
- the LOC134535535 gene encoding zinc finger protein 1 isoform X4 — MLRSAGRTGVFPRADKPGTRGGPRLQTARAARSHQSLGRSCKVCNKTFANVYRLQRHMISHDESAVLRKFKCPECEKAFKFKHHLKEHIRIHSGEKPFECANCGKRFSHSGSYSSHMTSKKCLVMNLKVGRGGRSSMLDKCSSGQQRGPGARKRGEVMMPIGNNNNNNNNINSININNNNNASFPPILPKYGEFLLRGYHPPPAPSLNPFFMAAAPTMHQGSPYKLQTLNHLLEHLSATSPPQHQALPPSPPGHDREEEDEEVNVEQDEDEDKDRESPGKDLEAVKRILETVNATVTKQFLEANMQKLSSPCPSTVSTASPRHYADHAAHKSVSSPCPSLTSASSPAGNTAPKTSSPCPSSPLDNSTRSDAFSCGQCGKKLESSVELDHHERYSCDGKSEGLAAKLEEAVTVKTEELSINGACSGSDGVTEDEGESVTTTDQVSEDGRKVRVRSLIADEHLIVLKEHYAANPRPKKDELLRIADKIGFSVRVVQVWFQNTRARDRREGKLVHVPYAPLLTMPLPCEQPLDLSTKKFSRHSATSSPASSPTAHSDSGEEAINLSRKPPSLLPYQHSSCSSSPSPLSYDGISNGASNGSRLARILAQPSHRLLNGAVSLISMDRLMYPPRSPLPISMFGLAGMENGRACSSSPNSDRRSWKQGYVDGGDTDEADDSRALSLDTDHAGGEEDGLLPLKRHKMPLGACATKGSPPPPADGADPEGQFICDQCDKAFSKQSSLARHRYEHSGQRPHKCDVCSKAFKHKHHLTEHKRLHSGEKPFQCTKCLKRFSHSGSFSQHMNHRYSYCKPYRE; from the exons ATGCTGCGCAGTGCGGGCCGGACAGGAGTGTTTCCACGAGCCGACAAGCCTGGGACTAGAGGCGGTCCCCGTCTGCAGACCGCACGCGCTGCCAGATCTCATCAGTCGCTTGGAAGA TCGTGCAAGGTGTGCAACAAGACCTTCGCCAATGTGTACCGCCTGCAGCGCCACATGATCAGCCACGACGAGAGTGCCGTGCTGCGCAAGTTCAAGTGCCCTGAGTGCGAGAAGGCCTTCAAGTTCAAACATCACCTCAAG GAACACATCCGCATACATAGCGGAGAAAAGCCATTTGAATGTGCTAATTGTGGAAAGCGCTTTTCGCATTCCGGATCGTATTCTAGCCACATGACCTCCAAGAAATGCCTCGTTATGAATCTCAAG GTCGGTCGTGGTGGTCGCAGCTCCATGTTGGACAAATGTTCCTCCGGACAGCAGCGTGGTCCTGGCGCCAGGAAGAGAGGGGAAGTGATGATGCCCATAGggaacaacaataacaacaacaacaacataaaCAGCATCAAcataaacaacaacaacaacgccTCCTTCCCGCCCATCCTGCCCAAGTACGGGGAGTTCCTGCTGCGCGGGTACCACCCTCCCCCGGCGCCCAGCCTCAACCCTTTTTTCATGGCGGCCGCGCCCACAATGCACCAGGGCTCTCCGTACAAGCTGCAGACGCTGAACCACCTGCTGGAGCACCTCTCTGCCACGTCGCCCCCGCAGCACCAGGCCCTGCCCCCCTCCCCGCCGGGCCACGACAGAGAGGAGGAGGACGAAGAGGTGAATGTGGAGCAGGACGAGGACGAGGACAAGGACAGGGAGTCCCCCGGCAAGGACCTGGAGGCCGTCAAGAGGATCCTGGAGACGGTGAACGCCACCGTCACCAAGCAGTTCCTCGAGGCCAACATGCAGAAGCTGTCCTCGCCGTGTCCCAGCACCGTCAGCACGGCCTCGCCGCGCCACTACGCCGACCACGCCGCGCACAAGTCCGTGTCGTCTCCCTGCCCCAGCCTGACCAGTGCTTCTTCGCCGGCCGGCAACACCGCCCCCAAAACCTCGTCGCCCTGTCCTTCGTCGCCGCTCGACAACTCCACGAGAAGCGACGCTTTTTCATGCGGGCAGTGCGGGAAGAAATTGGAGAGCTCCGTGGAACTGGACCATCACGAGCGGTATTCGTGCGACGGCAAGAGCGAGGGACTGGCCGCGAAACTCGAGGAGGCGGTGACCGTGAAGACGGAGGAGCTGTCCATAAACGGAGCCTGCAGCGGCAGCGACGGCGTGACGGAAGACGAAGGGGAGTCCGTCACGACGACGGACCAGGTGTCCGAGGACGGACGCAAGGTGAGAGTGCGGTCGCTCATAGCGGACGAGCACTTGATCGTGTTGAAGGAACACTACGCCGCGAACCCCCGCCCCAAGAAGGACGAGTTGTTACGGATCGCGGACAAGATCGGCTTCTCGGTTCGGGTGGTGCAAGTGTGGTTCCAGAACACCCGCGCGAGGGACAGACGCGAGGGAAAGCTGGTCCACGTGCCGTACGCCCCTCTCCTGACCATGCCGCTACCTTGCGAGCAGCCGCTGGACCTGTCCACGAAGAAGTTCTCCCGGCATTCTGCGACGTCCAGCCCGGCCAGCTCGCCCACGGCACACTCCGACTCCGGGGAGGAAGCCATCAACTTGTCCCGCAAGCCGCCGTCTCTGCTCCCCTACCAGCATTCCTCGTGTTCCTCCTCCCCGTCCCCCCTCTCCTACGACGGCATCAGCAACGGAGCGAGCAACGGCAGTCGGCTGGCTCGGATCCTGGCGCAGCCTTCGCACCGCTTGCTGAACGGCGCGGTGAGCCTCATCTCCATGGACCGCCTCATGTACCCTCCACGCTCGCCCCTGCCCATCTCCATGTTCGGGCTGGCTGGGATGGAGAACGGGCGTGCTTGCAGCTCCAGCCCAAACTCCGACAGACGCTCGTGGAAACAG GGCTACGTGGACGGAGGCGACACTGACGAGGCGGACGACTCCCGAGCCTTGTCGCTGGACACCGACCACGCGGGCGGCGAGGAAGACGGCCTGTTGCCCCTCAAGCGACACAAGATGCCCCTCGGCGCTTGCGCGACCAAGGGCTCGCCCCCGCCGCCAGCGGACGGAGCAGACCCCGAGGGTCAGTTCATCTGCGATCAGTGCGACAAGGCCTTCTCAAAACAGAGCTCGCTCGCTCGTCACAGATACGAGCACTCGG